A section of the Oryza sativa Japonica Group chromosome 1, ASM3414082v1 genome encodes:
- the LOC107276664 gene encoding uncharacterized protein: MGNEMGNNNVTGQQVSEETAQGFDRTIEHLDGPPSLNSTNDKGKDGTKDLDKSKLLKDPVITNGGNEQMVSIKGDSFNKNKDLDDKNRGSLQDHSLTQDNDQSCHLPSTQDDEPLSNKEIERVTNLPETTASVSITIEDTTSNKDSSTLVEKIKLVHKTTERSEEINIGNSQSLLKENMEGPLEDEESGMRDDLIGEDKAEKLDQGQTAVSIIENLLMPMQGGSTSSTETITTDYLDADDSDIKEVVIENEPTGKRNSLYVRPADDTNLKTFKNDRARIPDEKEDISEISQRATVETGIGSCEVIDEGKKTHGLKDQNKDTCGALDIGEVVSKFQSSLTDTSATDAIELEKHELNKRGDDVAGEISDSLTRTEEHNAIERTHTDQERDAKDAAVKDPADNSDEEKKSDCTHDIVSLVEVNGKKFTGLDSFLSYQLSTVNEEKVQTEVREGLFRPSSPLQLIEDFHKRDLKVDSPHNNEETIISTYEVETTDIHDTLAVSQFDRPQQMLLEEPEVVKFENGSILSCMQLVEKSSKTDTFFPHGSKQEKDSASTTAIGLTSESNLEKVMVKVDFPAESNQKKIIADTDKASQEGYLLQIPASRRDASEETPLLKMVENTSSFSFSNEQHSKVVECIPMTSISMMQVKDDGDEEYEKSPLLSPREQEGENFMVPNHSVRNKKPLQSLTTGESVCMQSSLKEQEVPNNSTMVSSPRSTRKQKPRSSIFASCMCCATATN; encoded by the exons ATGGGTAATGAGATGGGCAACAACAATGTCACCGGTCAACAAG TATCAGAAGAGACAGCTCAGGGTTTCGACAGAACCATTGAGCATTTGGATGGCCCACCTAGCCTAAACAGCACAAATG ACAAGGGAAAGGATGGCACCAAGGATCTAGACAAGTCAAAGCTCTTAAAGGACCCTGTCATAACAAATGGTGGAAATGAGCAGATGGTCTCAATTAAAGGGGATTCATTCAATAAGAACAAAGATTTAGATGATAAGAACAGGGGTTCACTTCAGGATCACTCATTAACACAAGATAATGATCAGAGTTGCCATTTACCATCAACTCAAG ATGATGAACCATTGAGCAACAAGGAAATTGAAAGAGTCACAAATTTGCCAGAAACAACTGCCTCTGTCAGCATCACAATTGAAGATACGACAAGCAACAAGGACAGTTCAACATTAGTTGAAAAAATCAAACTTGTACACAAGACAACTGAGAGATCTGAAGAAATTAACATAGGTAATTCCCAATCATTGTTAAAGGAAAATATGGAAGGGCCACTAGAAGATGAGGAATCAGGGATGCGTGATGATCTAATTGGAGAAGATAAAGCTGAAAAACTAGATCAAGGACAGACTGCGGTGTCAATAATAGAGAATCTATTGATGCCAATGCAAGGAGGATCTACATCATCAACAGAAACAATTACCACTGATTATCTTGATGCTGATGATTCTGATATAAAGGAGGTTGTCATAGAAAATGAGCCTACAGGTAAAAGAAATTCATTGTATGTTCGACCCGCAGATGATACCAACCTGAAGACATTTAAGAATGACAGAGCCCGTATACCAGATGAGAAGGAAGATATTAGTGAAATAAGCCAAAGAGCAACAGTAGAAACTGGGATTGGAAGCTGCGAAGTAATAGATGAAGGCAAGAAGACCCATGGATTGAAAGACCAGAACAAAGATACATGTGGTGCTCTTGATATTGGTGAAGTTGTTTCAAAGTTCCAGTCATCTCTAACAGATACAAGTGCAACAGATGCCATAGAACTGGAGAAACATGAACTAAATAAGAGGGGGGATGATGTAGCAGGAGAGATATCTGATTCTCTAACTAGAACAGAGGAGCATAATGCTATTGAAAGAACACACACAGATCAAGAACGAGATGCCAAAGATGCTGCAGTGAAGGATCCAGCAGATAATTCTGATGAAGAGAAGAAGTCTGACTGCACCCATGATATAGTCAGTCTTGTTGAAGTCAACGGAAAAAAATTTACAGGCTTAGATTCATTTCTGTCCTATCAGCTTTCTACTGTGAATGAAGAAAAGGTGCAGACAGAAGTAAGAGAAGGATTATTTAGACCATCATCTCCTCTTCAATTGATAGAAGATTTTCACAAGAGAGATCTAAAAGTTGATAGTCCGCATAATAATGAAGAGACCATCATCTCCACATATGAAGTAGAGACTACAGATATACACGATACTCTGGCTGTCTCACAATTTGACAGGCCTCAACAGATGCTGCTTGAAGAACCTGAGGTTGTGAAATTTGAGAATGGCAGCATTCTTAGTTGCATGCAGTTAGTGGAAAAAAGTTCAAAGACAGACACATTCTTTCCTCATGGCTCAAAACAGGAGAAAGATAGCGCATCCACTACAGCAATAGGTTTAACTTCTGAATCCAATCTGGAGAAAGTCATGGTGAAGGTAGACTTTCCTGCTGAATCCAACCAAAAGAAAATCATTGCGGATACTGATAAGGCTAGTCAGGAAGGATATCTGCTACAGATACCAGCTTCAAGGAGAGATGCCAGTGAAGAGACTCCCTTGCTTAAGATGGTGGAAAATACGAGTTCTTTCAGCTTCTCTAATGAACAGCATAGCAAAGTAGTTGAGTGCATCCCCATGACTAGCATCTCCATGATGCAAGTTAAAGATGATGGTGACGAAGAATATGAAAAGAGTCCACTGCTGAGCCCCAGGGAACAGGAAGGAGAGAACTTCATGGTACCTAACCATTCTGTAAGAAACAAGAAACCACTTCAAAGCTTAACGACAGGGGAAAGTGTTTGTATGCAGTCTTCATTGAAGGAACAGGAAGTTCCAAACAACAGTACCATGGTTAGTTCCCCTAGAAGCACAAGAAAGCAGAAGCCAAGATCTTCCATTTTTGCCAGTTGCATGTGTTGTGCCACAGCTACAAACTGA
- the LOC4327149 gene encoding alpha-mannosidase I MNS4 isoform X1: MPTSGPDAMQPALRRRRRRQGFLLPFACLSAALIAAALLPGAAFADGVTPSEARRLRDEVKDMFYHAFDGYMQHAFPLDELRPLSCQGEDSLGGYALTLIDSLDTLALLGDKERFDAAVEWVGKNVRFDINKTVSVFETNIRILGGLLSAHLIASDYATGMRIQSYDDQLLHLAADLAQRLLPAFDTPTGIPFGSVNLLYGVDENESKITSTAGGGTLTLEFGVLSRLTNDSVYERVTKNSVRGIWARRSKLDLVGAHINVFTGEWTQKDAGIGTSIDSFYEYLLKEAYKAAMHYLHHDPWYVEVNMNSGATVWPLFNSLQAFWPGLQVLAGDVDPAIRTHAAFFSVWKKYGFTPEGFNLATSTVQNGQRSYPLRPELIESTYWLFKATRDYRYLDVGRDILASLQYGAKCPCGYCHISDVETHQQDDHMESFFLAETVKYLWLLFDLAAGPDNIVENGPYKYIFSTEGHLLPATPQITLLDEHCLYAGAFCNGTAGHGYGTGDSSNKHQNANSVPFDDSRTPSDQSLSNILSTTRGYIKGVCPGLTHAQKLGISYSAEEDNSIQQNSGSSENLDESHVIKSSVQAQSSSVILISHPVASQTEEPTSGRSQYNANIVATAESVGTDTAGASSHPEDLVKETESVSEQKEINDKEIASQGSQPTEGRYLT, translated from the exons ATGCCCACCTCGGGCCCGGACGCGATGCAGCCGgcgctgcgacggcggcggcggcgccaaggcttcctcctccccttcgcctgcctctccgccgccctcaTCGCCGCTGCCCTGCTCCCCGGCGCCGCTTTCGCCGATGGCGTCACGCCCTCCGAGGCCCGCCGGCTCCGCGACGAG GTCAAAGATATGTTCTATCATGCATTTGATGGGTACATGCAACATGCTTTTCCACTTGATGAATTGCGGCCTTTAAGTTGCCAAGGAGAAGATTCACTTGGTGGCTATGCACTTACTCTT ATAGACTCTTTGGATACCTTGGCTTTACTAGGGGATAAGGAGAGATTTGATGCTGCCGTGGAGTGGGTTGGTAAGAATGTCCGCTTTGATATT AATAAAACTGTCTCTGTTTTTGAAACCAACATACGCATTCTTGGGGGTCTGCTATCAGCTCACCTGATTGCCAGTGATTATGCAACT GGAATGAGAATTCAATCTTATGATGATCAGTTGCTTCATTTAGCGGCTGACTTAGCTCAAAGATTGCTACCTGCATTTGACACTCCAACAG GTATTCCATTTGGATCAGTAAATTTATTGTATGGAGTCGATGAAAATGAAAGCAAG ATAACTTCAACAGCTGGTGGTGGCACTTTGACACTGGAATTTGGTGTCCTGAGTCGTTTGACTAATGATAGCG TTTATGAACGAGTTACAAAAAACTCTGTGCGTGGAATATGGGCACGCAGGTCGAAACTTGACCTTGTTGGTGCCCATATAAATGTATTTACTGGTGAATGGACACAGAAG GATGCAGGAATTGGCACAAGCATTGACTCATTCTATGAGTATCTTCTAAAG GAGGCTTACAAGGCTGCCATGCATTATCTCCATCATGATCCCTG GTATGTGGAGGTAAATATGAATTCTGGTGCTACTGTTTGGCCACTATTCAACAGTCTCCAGGCATTCTGGCCAGGACTTCAG GTGTTAGCTGGAGATGTTGATCCTGCCATTCGAACTCATGCTGCCTTCTTCAGTGTATGGAAAAAATATGGCTTCACCCCAGAAGGGTTTAATCTTGCTACATCCACTGTTCAG AATGGACAAAGGAGCTACCCGCTGCGGCCTGAATTGATTGAAAGCACATATTGGCTGTTCAAGGCTACTAGAGATTATAG GTACCTTGATGTTGGAAGGGATATATTAGCAAGCCTTCAATATGGTGCTAAATGTCCATGTGGTTACTGCCATATTTCAGATGTAGAAACCCACCAGCAGGATGACCACATGGAGAGTTTTTTCCTTGCAGAAACA GTCAAATATCTCTGGCTTCTTTTTGATTTAGCTGCAGGCCCTGATAATATTGTTGAAAATGGGCCATATAA ATACATATTTAGTACAGAAGGTCATCTGTTGCCTGCTACTCCTCAGATAACCTTGTTAGATGAGCATTGCTTGTATGCTGGAGCATTCTGCAATGGTACTGCAGGCCATGGATATGGTACCGGTGATAGTTCTAATAAGCATCAAAATGCAAACTCTGTTCCGTTCGATGATAGTCGAACACCTTCCGATCAATCTTTATCCAATATTTTGTCTACGACAAGAGGGTACATCAAG GGAGTTTGTCCAGGATTAACTCATGCCCAGAAACTTGGCATATCATACTCTGCCGAGGAGGATAACTCAATACAGCAGAATTCTGGAAGTAGTGAGAATCTTGATGAATCACACGTGATCAAATCCAGTGTCCAAGCTCAATCAAGTTCTGTTATATTGATATCGCATCCAGTCGCAAGCCAAACTGAGGAGCCTACGTCGGGCAGAAGTCAGTACAATGCAAACATTGTGGCAACTGCTGAGTCTGTAGGGACTGATACTGCCGGCGCCTCATCCCACCCCGAGGATCTTGTTAAGGAAACTGAGAGCGTCTCTGAACAGAAAGAAATCAATGACAAAGAGATCGCTTCTCAGGGTAGTCAACCGACCGAAGGAAGATACCTGACCTAA
- the LOC4327149 gene encoding alpha-mannosidase I MNS4 — MPTSGPDAMQPALRRRRRRQGFLLPFACLSAALIAAALLPGAAFADGVTPSEARRLRDEVKDMFYHAFDGYMQHAFPLDELRPLSCQGEDSLGGYALTLIDSLDTLALLGDKERFDAAVEWVGKNVRFDINKTVSVFETNIRILGGLLSAHLIASDYATGMRIQSYDDQLLHLAADLAQRLLPAFDTPTGIPFGSVNLLYGVDENESKITSTAGGGTLTLEFGVLSRLTNDSVYERVTKNSVRGIWARRSKLDLVGAHINVFTGEWTQKDAGIGTSIDSFYEYLLKAYLLFGDEEYLYIFQEAYKAAMHYLHHDPWYVEVNMNSGATVWPLFNSLQAFWPGLQVLAGDVDPAIRTHAAFFSVWKKYGFTPEGFNLATSTVQNGQRSYPLRPELIESTYWLFKATRDYRYLDVGRDILASLQYGAKCPCGYCHISDVETHQQDDHMESFFLAETVKYLWLLFDLAAGPDNIVENGPYKYIFSTEGHLLPATPQITLLDEHCLYAGAFCNGTAGHGYGTGDSSNKHQNANSVPFDDSRTPSDQSLSNILSTTRGYIKGVCPGLTHAQKLGISYSAEEDNSIQQNSGSSENLDESHVIKSSVQAQSSSVILISHPVASQTEEPTSGRSQYNANIVATAESVGTDTAGASSHPEDLVKETESVSEQKEINDKEIASQGSQPTEGRYLT, encoded by the exons ATGCCCACCTCGGGCCCGGACGCGATGCAGCCGgcgctgcgacggcggcggcggcgccaaggcttcctcctccccttcgcctgcctctccgccgccctcaTCGCCGCTGCCCTGCTCCCCGGCGCCGCTTTCGCCGATGGCGTCACGCCCTCCGAGGCCCGCCGGCTCCGCGACGAG GTCAAAGATATGTTCTATCATGCATTTGATGGGTACATGCAACATGCTTTTCCACTTGATGAATTGCGGCCTTTAAGTTGCCAAGGAGAAGATTCACTTGGTGGCTATGCACTTACTCTT ATAGACTCTTTGGATACCTTGGCTTTACTAGGGGATAAGGAGAGATTTGATGCTGCCGTGGAGTGGGTTGGTAAGAATGTCCGCTTTGATATT AATAAAACTGTCTCTGTTTTTGAAACCAACATACGCATTCTTGGGGGTCTGCTATCAGCTCACCTGATTGCCAGTGATTATGCAACT GGAATGAGAATTCAATCTTATGATGATCAGTTGCTTCATTTAGCGGCTGACTTAGCTCAAAGATTGCTACCTGCATTTGACACTCCAACAG GTATTCCATTTGGATCAGTAAATTTATTGTATGGAGTCGATGAAAATGAAAGCAAG ATAACTTCAACAGCTGGTGGTGGCACTTTGACACTGGAATTTGGTGTCCTGAGTCGTTTGACTAATGATAGCG TTTATGAACGAGTTACAAAAAACTCTGTGCGTGGAATATGGGCACGCAGGTCGAAACTTGACCTTGTTGGTGCCCATATAAATGTATTTACTGGTGAATGGACACAGAAG GATGCAGGAATTGGCACAAGCATTGACTCATTCTATGAGTATCTTCTAAAG GCGTATTTATTATTTGGAGATGAAGAATATTTGTATATATTTCAGGAGGCTTACAAGGCTGCCATGCATTATCTCCATCATGATCCCTG GTATGTGGAGGTAAATATGAATTCTGGTGCTACTGTTTGGCCACTATTCAACAGTCTCCAGGCATTCTGGCCAGGACTTCAG GTGTTAGCTGGAGATGTTGATCCTGCCATTCGAACTCATGCTGCCTTCTTCAGTGTATGGAAAAAATATGGCTTCACCCCAGAAGGGTTTAATCTTGCTACATCCACTGTTCAG AATGGACAAAGGAGCTACCCGCTGCGGCCTGAATTGATTGAAAGCACATATTGGCTGTTCAAGGCTACTAGAGATTATAG GTACCTTGATGTTGGAAGGGATATATTAGCAAGCCTTCAATATGGTGCTAAATGTCCATGTGGTTACTGCCATATTTCAGATGTAGAAACCCACCAGCAGGATGACCACATGGAGAGTTTTTTCCTTGCAGAAACA GTCAAATATCTCTGGCTTCTTTTTGATTTAGCTGCAGGCCCTGATAATATTGTTGAAAATGGGCCATATAA ATACATATTTAGTACAGAAGGTCATCTGTTGCCTGCTACTCCTCAGATAACCTTGTTAGATGAGCATTGCTTGTATGCTGGAGCATTCTGCAATGGTACTGCAGGCCATGGATATGGTACCGGTGATAGTTCTAATAAGCATCAAAATGCAAACTCTGTTCCGTTCGATGATAGTCGAACACCTTCCGATCAATCTTTATCCAATATTTTGTCTACGACAAGAGGGTACATCAAG GGAGTTTGTCCAGGATTAACTCATGCCCAGAAACTTGGCATATCATACTCTGCCGAGGAGGATAACTCAATACAGCAGAATTCTGGAAGTAGTGAGAATCTTGATGAATCACACGTGATCAAATCCAGTGTCCAAGCTCAATCAAGTTCTGTTATATTGATATCGCATCCAGTCGCAAGCCAAACTGAGGAGCCTACGTCGGGCAGAAGTCAGTACAATGCAAACATTGTGGCAACTGCTGAGTCTGTAGGGACTGATACTGCCGGCGCCTCATCCCACCCCGAGGATCTTGTTAAGGAAACTGAGAGCGTCTCTGAACAGAAAGAAATCAATGACAAAGAGATCGCTTCTCAGGGTAGTCAACCGACCGAAGGAAGATACCTGACCTAA
- the LOC4327150 gene encoding photosystem II reaction center W protein, chloroplastic codes for MATVSAAAATSVVARAVLAGPLGLPQMRARRSERVRCNYSKEAATPAAAVKGAGASLLAMAATAAPAMALVDERMSTEGTGLSLGLSNNLLGWILLGVFGLIWSLYTIYTSDLEEDEESGGLSL; via the exons ATGGCCACcgtcagcgccgccgcggcgacctcCGTCGTTGcccgcgccgtcctcgccggGCCACTTG GGCTGCCGCAgatgagggcgaggaggagcgagagggtGAGGTGCAACTACTCCAAGgaggcggcgacaccggcggcggccgtcaAGGGAGCCGGCGCGTCGCTactggcgatggcggcgacggcggcgcccgcgATGGCGCTCGTCGACGAGAGGATGTCGACGGAGGGCACCGGGCTCAGCCTCGGGCTGAGCAACAACCTGCTGGGGTGGATCCTGCTCGGGGTGTTCGGCCTCATCTGGTCGCTCTACACCATCTACACCTCCGAcctcgaggaggacgaggagtcCGGCGGCCTCTCGCTCTAG
- the LOC9269465 gene encoding transcription factor BHLH148-like has translation MENDDDVEHPFYYFVHDDAAAGVDDHEELLASLGFLLPPPPPPPPPPQPDQGRSAFAAYQSTAAMASSSSSSESLSRRYHSSASNVHRRMHRFLRSIYDDAGDDAGATAEMQPAEGEQQQAAPSGGSARFRHIMRERLRRERLSQGYADLQAILPTGASSSKGGKNTIVAAAANYIRELEGRKGWLCAQNELLERTTPKPGAGMVVKVRAESELGSTVDVFEAVLRRLKAMDELQVTAIQSWFGAGGMWMDVAVESKISSREVDKAITNALKELQEIEYSEYSCLQDPMRSGTSFSCQVESGVLLMS, from the exons ATGgagaacgacgacgacgtggagcATCCCTTCTACTACTTCGTCCacgacgacgcggccgccggcgtcgacgaccACGAGGAGTTGCTGGCAAGCCtcggcttcctcctccctcctcctcctccgccgccgccgccaccgcagcctGATCAGGGAAGGAGCGCCTTCGCGGCGTACCAGAGTACCGCGgcgatggcgtcgtcgtcgtcgtcgtcggagtctCTGAGCCGGCGGTACCACTCCTCTGCGTCGAACGTCCACCGGAGAATGCACAGGTTCCTCAGGAGCATCTATGACGACGCCGGGGACGACGCGGGGGCAACCGCGGAAATGCAGCCGGCGGAGggcgagcagcagcaggcggcgccgagcggcggcagcgcgcggtTCCGGCACATCATGCGGGAGCGGCTGCGTCGGGAGCGCCTCAGCCAGGGCTACGCCGACCTCCAAGCCATCCTCCCAACCGGCGCATCATCATCAAAA GGTGGCAAGAACACcatcgtcgccgcggcggcaaaCTACATCCGGGAGctggaggggaggaaggggtgGCTCTGCGCGCAGAACGAGTTGCTGGAGCGGACGACGCCGAAGCCCGGCGCCGGCATGGTGGTGAAGGTGCGCGCCGAGAGTGAGCTCGGCTCGACGGTGGACGTGTTCgaggcggtgctccggcggctCAAGGCCATGGACGAGCTGCAGGTGACGGCGATCCAGTCGTGGTTCGGCGCCGGCGGGATGTGGATGGACGTCGCGGTGGAGTCCAAG ATATCTTCGCGAGAGGTGGACAAAGCAATAACAAATGCCTTGAAGGAACTTCAGGAGATCGAATACTCCGAATACTCCTGCTTGCAAGATCCAATGAGAAGTGGGACGAGCTTTAGTTGTCAAGTTGAAAGTGGTGTACTACTAATGAGTTGA